From the genome of Campylobacter concisus, one region includes:
- a CDS encoding nickel-dependent hydrogenase large subunit: MSEKRIVIDPITRIEGHLRIEVVVDENNIVKEAYSGSTLWRGLEQIVKGRDPRDAGFFMQRICGVCTYSHYRAGIIAVENALGIKPPLNAELTRTLMNAALYLHDHIVHFYQLHGMDWADVVSALSADVHKASEEAFKYTDLPFATGADKLKEVKERVEAFVKKGNLGPFANAYWGHSTYKFTPEQNLIVLSHYLECLRIQRTAAQMMAIFGAKNPHPQSLTVGGVTCVMDLMDPARMGEYMSKFAEIKEFVDRAYYPDILMAAKAYANEPSVLNDAGVANLLCYDEFLIGKNDHLFKGGYILNGDLNKVYDIDENKITEEATRSWYKNDKALHPYDGETEANYTGLIDGESIDAEGKLAHSKLFDTKGKYSWIKAPRYDGLPMQVGPIASIVINYARGNERVKKVVDEFLAKSGLPLSAVFSTLGRTATRMLEAKVVAEHTMDAFNALIENLKSDQETCTKYVIDNKKEYKGNFQGNAPRGALSHWCRIKDGVITNWQAVVPSTWNASPKDAQNQMGSYEACLVGLKIADLSKPLEIIRKIHSYDPCIACAVHVMDTKGNDLSTYKINPNL; this comes from the coding sequence ATGAGTGAAAAAAGAATAGTAATAGACCCTATAACACGTATCGAGGGACACTTAAGAATAGAAGTTGTCGTAGATGAAAATAATATTGTAAAAGAGGCGTATTCTGGCTCAACTCTTTGGCGTGGTTTAGAGCAGATCGTAAAAGGTAGAGATCCAAGAGATGCTGGCTTTTTCATGCAAAGAATTTGTGGTGTTTGCACATATTCACACTACCGAGCAGGCATCATCGCGGTTGAAAATGCCCTTGGCATCAAGCCTCCACTAAATGCAGAGCTAACTAGAACGCTTATGAACGCAGCTTTATATCTTCATGATCACATCGTGCACTTTTATCAACTTCACGGCATGGACTGGGCAGATGTGGTCTCTGCACTAAGCGCAGATGTGCATAAAGCTAGCGAAGAGGCGTTTAAATATACTGATCTTCCGTTTGCCACGGGAGCTGACAAGCTAAAAGAGGTAAAAGAGAGGGTTGAAGCCTTTGTTAAAAAGGGCAATCTTGGACCATTTGCCAACGCATACTGGGGACATAGCACATATAAATTTACGCCAGAGCAAAATTTAATCGTCCTCTCACACTACTTAGAGTGCCTTAGAATTCAAAGAACAGCAGCTCAGATGATGGCGATCTTTGGCGCGAAAAACCCACATCCACAAAGCCTAACAGTTGGCGGCGTGACTTGCGTGATGGATCTTATGGATCCAGCTAGAATGGGCGAATATATGAGCAAATTTGCTGAGATCAAAGAATTTGTCGATAGAGCTTACTATCCAGACATTTTGATGGCGGCTAAGGCTTATGCAAACGAGCCAAGCGTTCTAAACGATGCTGGTGTGGCAAATTTACTCTGCTACGATGAGTTTTTGATCGGCAAAAATGATCATCTATTTAAAGGTGGCTACATCTTAAATGGCGATCTTAACAAGGTTTATGATATTGATGAAAATAAAATCACTGAAGAAGCTACTAGGTCTTGGTATAAAAACGACAAAGCGCTTCATCCATATGACGGCGAGACTGAGGCAAACTACACAGGTCTTATTGACGGTGAGAGCATAGATGCCGAGGGTAAACTAGCTCATAGTAAGCTTTTTGATACAAAAGGCAAATATAGCTGGATCAAAGCACCAAGATATGATGGCTTGCCTATGCAAGTGGGTCCAATAGCAAGTATCGTTATAAACTATGCTAGAGGCAACGAGAGAGTTAAAAAAGTAGTTGACGAATTTTTAGCAAAGAGTGGCTTGCCATTAAGTGCAGTTTTCTCAACTCTAGGCAGAACCGCTACTCGTATGCTCGAGGCAAAAGTAGTAGCAGAGCATACAATGGATGCATTTAATGCTTTGATCGAAAATTTAAAATCAGATCAAGAGACTTGCACAAAATATGTAATCGATAACAAAAAAGAGTACAAAGGAAATTTCCAAGGCAATGCTCCAAGAGGTGCGCTTAGCCACTGGTGCCGCATAAAAGATGGTGTTATCACAAACTGGCAAGCAGTCGTGCCAAGCACTTGGAACGCCTCTCCAAAAGACGCACAAAATCAAATGGGAAGCTACGAAGCGTGCTTAGTTGGTTTAAAGATCGCTGATCTTTCAAAACCACTTGAGATAATACGAAAAATTCACTCTTACGATCCTTGCATCGCGTGTGCTGTGCATGTTATGGATACAAAGGGAAATGATTTGAGTACTTATAAGATAAATCCAAATTTGTAA
- a CDS encoding hydrogenase small subunit codes for MNNDLRQKIDRRLSELSALPKMKSDSSIAQLLKEKGFTRRDFMKWAGAMTAFMALPSVMTPMVARAAELSDRLPVIWLHMAECTGCSESLLRTDAPSIDSLIFDYISLEYHETIMAASGWQAEENLESAIEKYKGRYILLVEGGIPTGATENFLTVGPHGTTGKTHAVNASKDAAAIFAIGTCSSFGGIQAARPNPSNSVGLSKVTDKPVINVAGCPPSEKNIVGNVLHFLLFGTLPALDVYNRPKWAYGLRIHDLCERRGHFDAGEFVQNFGDEGAKNGYCLYKVGCKGPYTFNNCSRERFNQHTSWPVQAGHGCIGCSEPDFWDTMGPFEEPMADRLFDTVLGLGADNVSDKVGIGILALTGIGIAAHAVIASMSKDKE; via the coding sequence ATGAATAATGACTTGCGTCAAAAGATAGATAGACGCTTAAGTGAGCTTAGTGCGTTGCCTAAGATGAAAAGCGACTCGAGTATTGCGCAGCTTTTAAAAGAGAAGGGCTTTACGAGGCGTGATTTTATGAAGTGGGCTGGTGCGATGACAGCTTTTATGGCTCTACCAAGTGTGATGACACCGATGGTTGCTCGTGCTGCTGAGCTTAGCGATAGGCTTCCTGTGATATGGCTTCATATGGCAGAATGCACAGGCTGTAGTGAGAGCTTACTAAGAACCGATGCTCCAAGCATAGATAGTCTTATATTTGACTACATAAGCCTTGAATATCACGAAACTATCATGGCAGCCTCTGGTTGGCAGGCTGAAGAAAATTTAGAGAGCGCGATCGAAAAATACAAAGGCAGATACATTTTGCTAGTTGAGGGAGGTATTCCAACTGGTGCGACTGAAAATTTCTTAACTGTTGGACCTCATGGCACAACAGGTAAAACTCATGCTGTAAATGCTTCAAAAGACGCAGCTGCTATCTTTGCGATCGGCACCTGTTCTAGCTTTGGTGGCATTCAAGCTGCAAGGCCAAACCCATCAAATTCAGTCGGACTTTCAAAGGTAACTGATAAGCCAGTTATTAATGTTGCGGGCTGTCCACCAAGTGAGAAAAATATCGTTGGCAACGTGCTTCACTTCTTACTTTTTGGCACACTTCCAGCGCTTGATGTTTACAATAGGCCAAAATGGGCTTATGGCTTAAGAATTCACGATCTTTGCGAAAGACGTGGTCACTTTGACGCTGGCGAGTTTGTCCAAAACTTCGGCGATGAAGGCGCAAAAAATGGCTACTGCTTATATAAAGTAGGTTGCAAAGGTCCATATACTTTTAATAACTGCTCACGCGAGAGATTTAACCAGCACACATCGTGGCCAGTTCAAGCAGGTCACGGCTGTATAGGCTGCTCAGAGCCAGACTTCTGGGATACGATGGGACCATTTGAAGAGCCTATGGCAGATAGACTCTTTGATACTGTTTTGGGTCTTGGAGCTGATAATGTCAGCGATAAAGTTGGCATTGGAATTTTAGCTCTTACAGGCATTGGCATAGCAGCTCACGCTGTTATAGCTTCTATGAGTAAAGATAAAGAATAA
- the cybH gene encoding Ni/Fe-hydrogenase, b-type cytochrome subunit — translation MSHKNADRISEYEFSIGVRLTHWIRFAAITLLVVSGYYISYVFVSPEITSEPTNFMQAKWRMAHQIAGFVLIAAFIFKFYLFVFDKHSKKEWMSVVDFLNPKIWIAQIKYYLFMGPHPHLRGVYNPLQFASYFFFYLILTLICLSGLVLYVHVYHEGLGGALYEPARFFEELMGGLANVRTIHRICMWVIMIFVPIHVYMAVFNAVKGKNGAMDAIVSGYKFVKEH, via the coding sequence ATGTCACATAAAAATGCTGATAGAATCAGCGAATACGAATTCTCCATCGGTGTTAGGCTGACACACTGGATTAGATTTGCAGCGATCACACTTTTAGTTGTGAGCGGCTACTATATCTCGTACGTTTTTGTGAGTCCAGAGATCACGAGCGAGCCTACAAATTTTATGCAAGCAAAGTGGCGTATGGCTCACCAGATCGCTGGTTTTGTGCTAATAGCAGCGTTTATCTTTAAATTTTATCTATTTGTCTTTGATAAACACAGCAAAAAAGAGTGGATGAGTGTGGTTGATTTTCTAAATCCAAAAATTTGGATCGCACAGATCAAATACTATCTTTTTATGGGGCCACATCCGCATTTAAGGGGCGTTTATAATCCTTTGCAGTTTGCCTCATACTTTTTCTTTTATCTTATTTTGACTCTTATTTGCCTAAGCGGTCTTGTGCTTTATGTTCATGTTTATCATGAGGGACTTGGCGGAGCGCTTTATGAGCCAGCTAGGTTTTTTGAAGAGCTTATGGGCGGACTAGCAAATGTTAGAACGATACATAGAATTTGTATGTGGGTCATTATGATTTTTGTGCCTATTCATGTTTATATGGCGGTATTTAACGCTGTTAAAGGCAAAAATGGAGCAATGGACGCTATCGTTAGTGGCTATAAATTTGTAAAAGAACACTGA
- a CDS encoding acetolactate synthase large subunit, which yields MKQISGSQMISEALHEEGVEIVFGYPGGAALNIYDETYKQTYFKHVLVRHEQAAVHAADGYARVSGKVGVAFVTSGPGFTNAVTGLATAYSDSIPIVLISGQVPTFMIGTDAFQEIDAVGISRPCVKHNFLVNSVEELPRIIKEAFYIARSGRPGPVHIDIPKNITSRLGDFVYPKEISIPSYKPTYKGNSKQIKKAAVAINEAKRPLLYIGGGAIASGASDIIRKFMQKTGIPAVETLMALGVLDAKDELNLGMAGMHGSYASNMALSECDLLISLGARFCDRITGRTDEFAKHAKIIHIDIDPSSISKIINAHYPIVGDLTNVLTELYEEVNTKPENYAPWREILDRYSKLNPLGYTDSDKFLKPQWVIEETAKIAGADAIISTDVGQHQMWVAQFYPFNRARQLVTSGGLGTMGFGLPAAIGAKCAKPDNLVINFTGDGSILMNIQELMTAHEINMPVINIILNNNFLGMVRQWQTFFYEKRYSSTDLSLQPDFVKIAEGFGGVGFVCKSKDEFRKALKEAIDSKKSAMIDVRIDRFEDVLPMVPAGAAIYNMILKSKEEK from the coding sequence ATAAAACAGATTTCTGGTTCACAGATGATAAGCGAGGCCTTGCACGAGGAGGGCGTTGAGATAGTTTTTGGCTATCCTGGCGGTGCAGCTTTAAATATCTACGACGAAACATACAAGCAGACTTATTTTAAACACGTTTTGGTTCGCCACGAGCAAGCAGCCGTTCACGCGGCCGATGGATACGCTAGAGTTAGTGGTAAAGTTGGCGTTGCTTTTGTGACAAGTGGTCCTGGCTTTACAAATGCTGTCACTGGCCTTGCAACAGCTTATAGCGATAGTATTCCAATCGTGCTTATAAGTGGTCAAGTACCAACATTTATGATCGGCACAGATGCTTTTCAAGAGATCGATGCGGTCGGCATTTCACGCCCCTGTGTTAAGCATAACTTTTTAGTTAATAGCGTTGAAGAGCTACCTCGTATCATAAAAGAGGCCTTTTACATCGCAAGATCAGGCCGTCCAGGACCAGTTCATATCGATATCCCAAAAAATATCACATCAAGACTTGGTGACTTTGTCTATCCAAAAGAAATTTCTATTCCAAGTTACAAACCGACCTATAAGGGTAACTCAAAACAGATAAAAAAAGCAGCAGTTGCGATAAATGAAGCTAAAAGGCCGCTTCTATACATCGGTGGTGGTGCGATCGCATCTGGAGCTAGTGATATTATCCGTAAATTTATGCAAAAAACTGGCATCCCAGCGGTTGAGACACTGATGGCTCTTGGTGTGCTTGATGCAAAAGATGAGCTAAATTTAGGCATGGCAGGCATGCATGGTAGCTACGCTTCAAATATGGCTTTAAGCGAGTGCGACCTTCTTATATCACTTGGAGCTAGGTTTTGTGACAGGATTACTGGCAGGACGGACGAGTTTGCCAAACATGCAAAGATAATCCACATCGACATCGATCCAAGCTCTATCTCAAAGATCATAAACGCTCACTATCCGATCGTTGGCGATCTTACAAACGTGCTAACTGAGCTTTACGAAGAAGTCAATACAAAGCCTGAAAACTACGCACCTTGGAGAGAAATTTTAGATAGATATTCTAAACTAAATCCACTTGGCTACACAGATAGCGACAAGTTCTTAAAACCGCAATGGGTCATCGAAGAGACCGCGAAGATAGCAGGAGCTGATGCGATAATCTCAACAGATGTCGGTCAGCACCAAATGTGGGTGGCGCAGTTTTATCCGTTTAACAGAGCAAGACAGCTTGTCACAAGTGGTGGACTTGGCACAATGGGATTTGGCCTCCCTGCAGCGATTGGCGCAAAATGTGCAAAACCAGACAATCTTGTTATAAATTTTACAGGCGATGGCTCAATACTTATGAATATCCAAGAGTTAATGACTGCTCATGAGATAAATATGCCCGTTATAAACATCATTTTAAATAACAATTTCTTGGGCATGGTGCGCCAGTGGCAGACATTTTTTTATGAAAAACGCTACTCATCGACTGATCTTAGCTTGCAGCCTGATTTTGTAAAGATCGCTGAAGGATTTGGCGGAGTTGGCTTTGTTTGCAAGAGTAAGGATGAGTTTAGAAAGGCTTTAAAAGAAGCGATCGATAGCAAGAAATCAGCGATGATCGACGTTAGGATCGACCGCTTTGAGGATGTGCTTCCTATGGTTCCAGCTGGAGCTGCGATTTATAATATGATATTAAAGAGCAAGGAAGAAAAATGA
- a CDS encoding acetate kinase — protein sequence MRILVLNSGSSSIKFQLFAMDTKTSLASGLVEQIGSNSSRAVLKANGKTYEIKRFIKDHHDGLEAMNELFVTSHTLHDLSELDGIGHRIVHGGESFFSSMIVDESVIKKIEEISPLAPLHNPGHLAGIKNAMKESKNVPHVVVFDTVFHQSMPEYAYRYALPYDVCKAHHIRKYGFHGTSHRYVCKQAAKMLGIEFDKFNAISLHLGNGASACAVQNGKSIDTSMGLSPLEGLIMGTRSGDMDPAVVIYLLNIGVLKWNEIDNFLNKKSGLFGICGSSDMREVVAKMQNDERAKLAFEMFCYRVKKYIGSYYAILGRVDALIFTGGIGENAPNTRQKICDELKHLGIHINHDLNFQDMRGERCIDGDDAKIKTLIIPTNEELEIAIETARVIKENKAK from the coding sequence ATGAGAATTTTGGTTTTAAACTCGGGTAGTAGCTCAATAAAATTTCAACTTTTTGCAATGGATACCAAAACCAGTCTAGCAAGCGGTCTAGTCGAGCAAATCGGCAGCAATAGCTCAAGAGCGGTACTAAAAGCAAATGGCAAAACCTACGAGATAAAACGCTTCATAAAAGACCACCATGACGGACTTGAGGCGATGAACGAGCTCTTTGTTACATCACACACATTGCACGATCTAAGCGAGCTTGATGGTATCGGACACAGGATAGTTCACGGTGGCGAGAGCTTTTTTAGCTCGATGATCGTTGATGAGAGCGTCATCAAAAAGATCGAGGAGATAAGTCCGCTTGCCCCTCTTCACAATCCAGGGCACCTTGCTGGCATCAAAAATGCGATGAAAGAGAGCAAAAACGTACCTCACGTGGTCGTTTTTGACACGGTATTTCATCAAAGTATGCCAGAGTATGCCTACCGCTACGCCCTACCCTACGACGTTTGCAAGGCTCATCATATCAGAAAATACGGCTTTCACGGTACTTCGCATAGATACGTCTGCAAACAAGCGGCCAAAATGCTTGGCATAGAATTTGATAAATTTAACGCTATCTCGCTTCATCTAGGAAATGGCGCTTCAGCCTGTGCAGTACAAAATGGCAAAAGTATCGATACCTCAATGGGGCTTAGCCCACTTGAAGGACTCATAATGGGTACAAGAAGCGGCGATATGGACCCAGCTGTGGTCATCTACTTGCTAAATATCGGCGTTTTAAAATGGAACGAGATAGATAACTTTTTAAACAAAAAAAGCGGACTTTTTGGAATTTGTGGCTCAAGTGATATGAGAGAGGTTGTGGCTAAAATGCAAAATGATGAGCGAGCAAAGCTTGCATTTGAGATGTTTTGCTACCGAGTAAAAAAATATATTGGCTCATATTACGCCATTTTAGGACGCGTTGATGCACTTATATTTACTGGCGGTATCGGCGAAAATGCACCAAATACAAGGCAAAAAATTTGTGATGAACTAAAGCATCTTGGCATTCACATAAATCACGATCTAAATTTCCAAGACATGCGAGGCGAGAGATGTATAGACGGGGATGACGCTAAGATAAAAACGCTCATCATCCCAACAAACGAAGAGCTAGAAATCGCGATAGAAACGGCTAGAGTAATAAAAGAGAACAAAGCCAAATAA
- the ilvN gene encoding acetolactate synthase small subunit, which produces MRRTISVIVLNEHGVLARISGLFAGRGYNIDTLTVAPIPESNFSRLSIVTSGDERVLEQIVKQLHKLIPTYKVIESGEFVEKEMALVKIPLGENFAGLEAILKSYNGIVTNTNENYIVVMVADDASRIENFLKSIKKFNPVDVVRGGSVIMDI; this is translated from the coding sequence ATCAGAAGAACGATTTCGGTTATAGTTTTAAATGAACACGGCGTTTTGGCTAGAATTTCTGGGCTTTTTGCAGGCAGGGGCTACAACATCGATACGCTCACCGTTGCTCCAATACCTGAGAGCAACTTCTCAAGACTGAGCATCGTAACTAGTGGTGACGAGAGAGTTTTAGAGCAGATCGTAAAACAGCTTCACAAGCTCATACCAACGTATAAAGTCATAGAAAGTGGCGAATTTGTCGAAAAAGAGATGGCGCTCGTAAAAATTCCGCTTGGTGAAAATTTTGCCGGTCTTGAGGCGATACTAAAGTCGTACAATGGTATCGTTACAAATACAAATGAAAACTACATCGTTGTCATGGTGGCTGACGATGCGAGTAGGATAGAGAACTTTTTAAAATCGATAAAGAAATTTAACCCAGTTGACGTCGTACGTGGCGGATCTGTGATAATGGATATATGA
- the flgH gene encoding flagellar basal body L-ring protein FlgH — protein sequence MNHKTIWLVLSAGIICTGCTPSADPHINMKPPVYVEQLPSKDSGTGQSNAGSLFGKGENPLFSDRKAMNVNDIVTIVISENASQTSTGSKSTNKDSTISLGGGVFTAGAAPLSTVADNLNKYGDIGFKAGGGNKFTGSGTSNRSEKFTATISARIIKILNNGNYFIEGSRELLINGEKQIMQVSGVIRPYDISQNNEIDSKYIADAKILYKTEGELDKSTKKPWGTRLMEAIWPF from the coding sequence ATGAACCATAAAACGATTTGGCTCGTCTTATCTGCGGGCATTATTTGCACTGGCTGCACACCAAGCGCTGATCCTCATATCAATATGAAACCCCCAGTTTATGTCGAGCAACTCCCTTCAAAAGATAGTGGAACCGGACAAAGCAACGCTGGCAGCCTCTTTGGTAAGGGCGAAAATCCGCTATTTTCAGATAGAAAAGCGATGAATGTAAATGACATCGTGACTATCGTCATCTCAGAAAATGCAAGCCAAACTTCAACTGGTAGCAAAAGTACCAACAAAGATAGCACCATCTCGCTTGGTGGCGGTGTTTTTACAGCTGGGGCTGCACCGCTTTCAACTGTGGCTGATAATCTAAACAAATACGGCGATATCGGCTTTAAAGCAGGTGGTGGCAATAAATTTACAGGAAGTGGCACGAGCAACAGAAGCGAGAAATTTACTGCAACCATTTCAGCCAGGATCATAAAAATACTAAATAACGGCAATTACTTTATCGAGGGTAGCCGCGAGCTACTTATAAATGGCGAAAAGCAGATCATGCAAGTAAGCGGCGTTATCAGACCTTACGACATCTCACAAAACAATGAAATCGACTCAAAATATATAGCTGATGCTAAAATTTTATATAAAACAGAGGGTGAGCTAGACAAATCTACCAAAAAACCTTGGGGCACAAGGCTCATGGAAGCTATCTGGCCATTTTAA
- a CDS encoding HyaD/HybD family hydrogenase maturation endopeptidase, which yields MRVLVLGIGNVMFADEGIGVHFVNLMAKNYNFTSSKNELTLMDGGTLALALTHIISEFDYLIVVDCISANGASVGDVYFFDFLNVPNFISWDGSAHEIEMLQTLHLMELAGDRPTTKILGIVPSRIESSNFSLSDEVIKASNILEKTLLDHLKELDFKCEKVANFTLNDIVDEYAKKGLK from the coding sequence ATGAGAGTGCTGGTTCTTGGTATCGGCAACGTGATGTTTGCCGATGAGGGCATAGGTGTTCATTTTGTAAATTTGATGGCTAAAAACTATAACTTTACAAGTTCTAAAAACGAGCTTACTCTAATGGACGGGGGCACTTTAGCCCTCGCTCTAACTCACATAATAAGCGAATTTGACTATCTTATCGTCGTTGATTGCATTAGCGCAAATGGCGCAAGCGTGGGCGATGTTTATTTTTTCGACTTTCTAAACGTGCCAAATTTTATCAGTTGGGACGGCTCGGCTCACGAGATCGAGATGCTTCAAACCCTTCATCTAATGGAGCTTGCAGGCGACAGGCCGACAACCAAAATCTTAGGCATCGTGCCTAGCCGCATAGAATCATCAAATTTTAGCCTCTCAGATGAAGTGATAAAAGCTTCTAACATCCTAGAAAAAACGCTGCTTGATCACTTAAAAGAGCTTGATTTTAAGTGCGAAAAGGTGGCAAATTTTACCCTAAATGATATAGTTGATGAATACGCTAAAAAAGGTTTAAAATGA
- the pta gene encoding phosphate acetyltransferase, which produces MKSCYVFIDKNLAHLQEIIATKFKKVEIFKIIPNENDKNNLINSNEKEFFLKFIDKFEELKAKSDFVIVLGCESFSVFGKSELNLKLARNLNTPVFDKNASELKALNPNSKLLITDKFDEILSYKADIITPFKFQSLLLKRAKAANKTVVLPESDDERILKAAHIVLEKDAANIILLGLENEISKKAAALGLNLSKAKVINPEQNELTDEFAKKIYELRKHKGVDEVKANALAKDKIYFATMLIHEGLADALVSGATMSTADTIRPALQIIKTKPNVSVVSGAFFMALEEEILLFADCAVTPNPSTDELASITLSSAQTASAFGLNPKIAMLSYSTADSGSGADVDFVKEAAKKASDLDANLKIAAPIQFDAAVDLSVASKKMPNSDVAGDANVFIFPNLNCGNICYKAVQRSANALAVGPILQGLKKPVNDLSRGCLVEDVVNTILISAIQAGE; this is translated from the coding sequence ATGAAAAGTTGTTACGTTTTTATAGACAAAAATTTAGCACATCTGCAAGAAATTATAGCTACAAAATTCAAAAAAGTTGAGATTTTTAAGATAATCCCAAATGAAAACGATAAAAATAACTTAATAAATTCAAATGAAAAAGAATTTTTTCTAAAATTTATAGATAAATTTGAGGAGCTAAAAGCCAAAAGCGACTTTGTCATAGTTCTTGGCTGTGAGAGTTTTAGTGTCTTTGGCAAAAGCGAGCTAAATTTAAAGCTAGCAAGAAATTTAAACACGCCAGTTTTTGACAAAAATGCAAGCGAGCTAAAAGCGCTAAATCCAAACTCAAAGCTTCTAATCACCGATAAATTTGATGAAATTTTGAGCTACAAAGCTGACATCATCACACCATTTAAATTTCAAAGCTTGCTTCTAAAAAGGGCCAAAGCTGCAAACAAAACCGTTGTTTTACCAGAGAGTGACGATGAGAGAATTTTAAAAGCGGCTCATATCGTACTAGAAAAAGACGCAGCAAATATCATCTTGCTAGGACTTGAAAATGAAATTTCAAAAAAAGCGGCCGCTTTGGGGCTAAATTTAAGCAAAGCCAAAGTGATCAACCCAGAACAAAACGAGCTGACAGATGAGTTTGCAAAGAAAATTTATGAACTTAGAAAGCATAAAGGCGTGGACGAAGTCAAGGCAAACGCACTTGCTAAAGATAAAATTTACTTTGCTACGATGCTAATTCATGAAGGCTTAGCCGATGCCTTGGTAAGTGGCGCTACGATGAGCACGGCTGATACAATCCGCCCAGCCTTACAAATAATAAAAACGAAGCCAAATGTAAGCGTGGTAAGTGGGGCATTTTTCATGGCGCTTGAAGAAGAAATTTTGCTCTTTGCCGACTGCGCCGTCACGCCAAATCCAAGCACAGATGAGCTAGCTAGTATCACGCTAAGTAGTGCTCAAACAGCAAGTGCCTTTGGTCTTAACCCAAAGATCGCTATGCTGAGCTACTCTACGGCTGATAGTGGCAGTGGGGCTGATGTGGATTTTGTAAAAGAAGCTGCTAAAAAGGCGAGCGATCTTGATGCGAATTTAAAAATTGCAGCGCCCATTCAGTTTGACGCAGCCGTTGATCTAAGTGTGGCTAGCAAAAAGATGCCAAATTCCGATGTCGCAGGGGATGCAAATGTATTTATCTTTCCAAATTTAAACTGCGGAAACATCTGCTATAAAGCAGTTCAGCGAAGCGCAAACGCTCTAGCTGTGGGTCCGATACTTCAAGGGCTAAAAAAGCCAGTTAATGACCTAAGCCGCGGTTGCCTCGTTGAAGACGTGGTAAATACTATCTTAATCAGCGCCATACAAGCAGGAGAATAA
- the lpxD gene encoding UDP-3-O-(3-hydroxymyristoyl)glucosamine N-acyltransferase: MKLSEIALKVNATFSGEDIEIFALNSLKNANKAELTYCDGEKNAKFISASNAGAILVTKSLLDLVPAGMVALVCDNPHLAFALLSKDYAKPLFCEPKPSNIAKSAKIMPNVYIGSNVSIGENTIVMAGAFLGDNVTIGKNCIIHPNVVIYNDCVIGNECHLLANCVIGSDGFGYAHTKTGEHVKIYHNGNVVLGDFVEIGACTTIDRGVFESTMIANYTKIDNLVQIGHNCELGNGCLIVSQTGLAGSTVLGRNVVMGGQSGSAGHVKVGDFAQIAARGGVSKDLPGGKKYAGAYPIMELSDQFKLQAKILRFFKKN; encoded by the coding sequence ATGAAACTAAGTGAAATAGCCTTAAAAGTAAATGCTACTTTTAGTGGAGAAGATATAGAAATTTTTGCCTTAAATTCTTTAAAAAATGCAAATAAAGCTGAGCTAACATACTGCGATGGCGAGAAGAATGCAAAATTTATAAGCGCTTCAAACGCTGGAGCCATCTTGGTGACAAAATCGCTTTTAGACTTGGTGCCAGCTGGTATGGTCGCACTTGTGTGTGACAACCCGCACCTTGCATTTGCCTTGCTTAGTAAAGATTATGCTAAGCCACTTTTTTGCGAGCCAAAGCCATCAAATATCGCCAAGAGTGCAAAGATAATGCCAAATGTCTACATAGGCTCAAATGTGAGCATTGGTGAAAATACGATAGTCATGGCTGGAGCATTTTTGGGCGATAATGTGACTATTGGCAAAAACTGCATCATCCACCCAAACGTGGTCATTTATAACGACTGCGTCATCGGTAACGAGTGTCATCTGCTGGCAAACTGCGTTATAGGCAGCGACGGCTTTGGCTATGCACATACAAAAACTGGCGAGCATGTAAAAATTTATCACAATGGCAACGTAGTTTTAGGCGATTTTGTCGAGATCGGCGCTTGCACGACGATAGATCGTGGTGTTTTTGAAAGCACGATGATCGCAAACTACACAAAGATAGACAATCTCGTTCAAATAGGCCATAACTGTGAGCTTGGAAATGGCTGCCTAATCGTCTCACAAACTGGCCTTGCTGGCTCAACAGTGCTAGGCAGAAACGTTGTAATGGGCGGACAAAGCGGCTCAGCTGGTCATGTAAAAGTGGGTGACTTCGCGCAGATCGCTGCACGTGGAGGCGTTAGCAAAGACCTGCCTGGCGGCAAAAAATACGCCGGAGCTTATCCAATAATGGAGCTTTCAGATCAGTTTAAACTCCAAGCAAAAATTTTGAGATTTTTTAAGAAAAATTGA